Proteins co-encoded in one Nematostella vectensis chromosome 15, jaNemVect1.1, whole genome shotgun sequence genomic window:
- the LOC116611457 gene encoding phospholipase A2 A2-actitoxin-Cgg2a yields MISKYTSLVLLLTTVGAFPQLNEERAPFPEAAKRSLLDFGLMILCGTKRNPLDYNTYGCYCGFNGHGTPVDDVDRCCQEHDECYNDIIKRRVCPFEAATYVIPYSSHSCTECKPPSYYWFYGKCRHALCQCDAIAVKCFKRSKYNPKYAGYPNSRC; encoded by the exons ATGATTTCGAAGTATACTTCGTTGGTTCTGTTATTAACAACTGTCGGTGCATTTCCTCAG CTCAATGAAGAGAGAGCGCCGTTTCCAGAGGCTGCAAAGCGAAGCTTGCTAGACTTCGGGCTGATGATCCTTTGTGGAACTAAGCGCAATCCGCTAGACTATAACACTTATGGCTGCTACTGTGGCTTTAACGGACACGGTACTCCTGTGGACGATGTTGACCG aTGCTGCCAAGAGCATGACGAATGCTATAATGACATCATCAAACGAAGGGTGTGTCCGTTTGAGGCGGCAACTTACGTTATACCTTACAGCTCTCACAGCTGCACAGAATGCA AACCTCCCTCCTACTATTGGTTCTATGGAAAATGTCGTCATGCGTTGTGCCAATGTGATGCGATCGCTGTCAAGTGTTTCAAGCGCTCTAAATACAATCCGAAATATGCCGGGTACCCGAATTCCCGATGTTAG